Proteins found in one Salinimonas lutimaris genomic segment:
- the tuf gene encoding elongation factor Tu yields the protein MAKEKFERSKPHVNVGTIGHVDHGKTTLTAAITTVLAKAHGGSAQAFDMIDNAPEEKARGITISTSHVEYDTPTRHYAHVDCPGHADYVKNMITGAAQMDGAILVVAATDGPMPQTREHILLGRQVGIPHIIVFMNKCDMVDDEELLELVEMEVRELLSEYEFPGDDLPVIKGSALKALEGEEHWEAKIVELGEALDSYIPEPERAIDKPFILPIEDVFSISGRGTVVTGRVEQGIVKVGEEVEIVGIKDTTKTTCTGVEMFRKLLDEGRAGENVGVLLRGTKRDEVERGQVLAKPGSITPHTQFEAEVYVLSKDEGGRHTPFFKGYRPQFYFRTTDVTGAVQLPEGVEMVMPGDNLKFVVDLIAPIAMDEGLRFAIREGGRTVGAGVVSKIIE from the coding sequence ATCACTACTGTACTTGCAAAAGCACACGGTGGTTCTGCTCAAGCGTTCGATATGATCGATAACGCTCCAGAAGAGAAGGCACGTGGTATCACCATCTCTACTTCTCACGTAGAGTATGACACACCAACTCGCCACTATGCGCACGTTGACTGTCCAGGACACGCTGACTATGTTAAAAACATGATCACCGGTGCTGCTCAGATGGACGGTGCTATCCTGGTTGTTGCGGCGACTGATGGTCCTATGCCACAGACTCGTGAGCACATCCTGCTGGGTCGTCAGGTTGGTATTCCTCACATCATCGTGTTCATGAACAAATGTGACATGGTTGATGATGAAGAACTACTTGAACTGGTAGAAATGGAAGTTCGTGAACTACTTAGCGAATATGAATTCCCAGGTGATGACCTGCCAGTAATCAAAGGTTCTGCTCTTAAAGCCCTTGAAGGCGAAGAGCATTGGGAAGCGAAAATCGTTGAGCTGGGCGAAGCACTGGATTCTTACATTCCAGAGCCAGAGCGCGCTATCGACAAGCCGTTCATCCTGCCAATCGAAGACGTATTCTCAATCTCAGGCCGTGGTACTGTTGTAACTGGTCGTGTTGAGCAAGGTATCGTTAAAGTTGGTGAAGAAGTAGAAATCGTTGGTATCAAAGATACGACTAAGACTACTTGTACTGGCGTTGAAATGTTCCGTAAGCTTCTTGACGAAGGCCGTGCTGGTGAGAACGTTGGTGTTCTTCTGCGTGGTACTAAGCGTGACGAAGTTGAGCGTGGTCAGGTACTTGCTAAGCCAGGTTCAATCACTCCTCACACTCAGTTTGAAGCTGAAGTATACGTACTGAGCAAAGACGAAGGTGGCCGTCACACGCCATTCTTCAAAGGTTACCGTCCACAGTTCTACTTCCGTACAACTGACGTAACTGGTGCCGTACAGCTTCCAGAAGGCGTAGAAATGGTTATGCCTGGCGACAACCTGAAGTTTGTTGTTGACCTGATTGCTCCTATCGCGATGGATGAAGGTCTACGCTTCGCAATCCGTGAAGGTGGCCGTACAGTAGGTGCTGGTGTTGTATCTAAGATCATCGAGTAA